The DNA sequence TTagtattgtattgtatggACTCGGCTTCAATGAGTCAGCAGCAAGAGGTACAGGAGGTTTGTGCGTTTCGAGATTAaacgaaggaaggaagaagatcaatgcGCGATTCAAGGATTCAAGGCCGGGGCGGAGGTTGGTTTCATCTTTTTGTGTGTTCGTGTTTTGCGGTCATGTTCGACCCTGTGACCGGAGAGGAGATACAATCTTCGTCCCGGCCTTCTTGATTGATTCATTCATTGATATAGTCAGAATCAAGTGACATTACTGgtttcgatgttgatgatcaacaaACAGAAATGTACACTCAATTGAGCATTCGAGCTGGAATCAACTTCATTTTAGTAGCTTTAAGGTTAATTACCACAAAGCAAAACCGCAAACCACAAACAACACCACAAACATGCTTTCGCGGGAATTCACAAACGATCTATACGCTGTACTACTTCTCCACTAGCCGTTGTATCGCTTTCTCTATAGTGCGAATAAGCTCCAGCCTTTCAGCCTTGTTTAGTCGTTTTCAAGCATATTCTACATTTCTACCGCTTTCAGTGTGATACTGTGATACTGTACCTCGTTCCGGGAGTCCACGATGATCTTTGTATCTATGTTGATCGACTCGACTGATTcattgatggattgattcGTTGATTTATTGGATTTTTAGGGTCCTCCTTTACACGTTTCATCCGTTCCTTGTTAATCGTCGTCTATTCATCTGGGACCTTGGATACCTCCTCTGACTCAACATGCTGGCTTATTGCCAGAGTCCAGGCAGATCCACTGATTCAGGCGTAAACATCACTGGTCTCATCGCCAACGCCGCGTGTTTGTGAAAACGGAAAGAAAAGGGCTCAAGTTGATAATCAATTATCAATTGTCAACAGGACAGGAGATGAACGTGCCTTGGTGGTGGTGCCGCCGTGCCGTGCGATCAGGCCAGCCACGCTGCGGACCTGGTGGCATACAAACAGGATTCAGAAAGCTTACCCTCTTTCAGCCTAATTCAAGCTTAATTACCGGTGACTCATGAAACGTCTCAGaacatgaagaagagaacaggTGCGTAAGTAAAGgagtgaagaagtgaaaATAGTCAATTACACTTATGAACATTTGGGAGCCTCTCGCCGTTGTCTCAGCCGTGTTGATATACCAATACCAAAACAGACGCAGTCCTCGTCCTCTACGAGGATATGTTATGGTAACGGAAGGCATGCTGTGCTCTTACACACATGAGTTGACAGTTTCCCAATACGCTTTCACCGAAATGAGCCCATGCGCCCCTCTATTCAGACGAACCAGAGGCATAAGGACAGGAACGAGTGGAAATGATCTGTCACTCCGACACTAACATTGCTAGAGCTAAATCAGAAATATCTGGTTATATGTATCTAAGCGGTAAGAATCTCGAAACCAAATTTGCTTTCGGTAAGTTACTCTATCGAGTCAACCAGATTCCCCAGGTGCAGTACCCACAGCCACCAATTGGTCACTGGGATTTGCAATGACTTGCAGAATCTCTTCGGAATCCGCTAGCGATATCGCATCACCATATTGTCtccatcgcatcgcatcgcaccGCATAACATCGCACTGCGCTGGAGATGCCCGGCTGCATCCATCTACTTTCTCAAGCCATACTCCCAAACCCACTCGGCAgtcttctccaccatctctTTACTGACCGCATGACCCGTATTTTCATCTACCCAAATCTCCCCCTTTCCTCCACTCTCATTCACCACCTTCAACACGGCATCGATATCTGCCTGTCCCTTGTCAAGGGGTACAAGCTTATCATGTCCCCCATGAATagtcaagatcttcttgCCCTTGTACTTGTGATGGTCCACGTCGTCCTCCAGGAAGGGTATCAACGAAGGGGGATATGTCGGTGGTACGAATGGGATTCCCATGGCTTCGGCTCGCGGTCTCATGTATTTCGGGAACGACTCGAAAGGGAGACCGATTATAGGTATTCCGATCTTTATGCGTGGTTCTGTGGTGCACGAGCACAGTGACGTCAGCTTTCGTGGACCCAGATATATAGCAGACTTCGTCATGCGAGCAAATTGTGTAAAGGGAAGCGCACCTTCACGGAGTAATCGCCAAGCTACATGGCCTGAGATGTCGCCGATTATCAGTAAATCGCCAATCGGACGAAAAGGTATATGTACACGAAGATATGAACTCCTGCTCACCTCCCAATGAGATACCGGTAATTATCCATTCATCAATCGTCTTTTGGCCCAGTGGAAATAAGTAGGCAGCAAGGaaatcgatgatgagctgtacATCTTGAGCGCCACCAGCTTATCCGGCATTGCCATCGATTAGTGCATCTCCTCAGGaccttgatgttgatgattgatatgtCAAACTTACAGACTTTCGCTGCCATATCAATCCTGACGAGGTatttctcatcagcttcaggtCTAACACCACCGCTAGTGCAAGACGAACAGCTCATTGCATTGTATTGTACTCACAGATGCCGAGGGTTCTCGTCATACGATAAGTTCGCTTTCCTATCCGTTATCCGTCCACCATGATTACGTTGGTCCTGCAAGAGTGACCAAACAGAACATGTTGATTCAGCTACATACTTCTCGAGAGGgtagaggaattggaagctgacgaacCAGAGTAACAATGATCAAATCCCTCTTTCGCTCTCTATCATCCTTGGAGTTGACTTTGCCCAATATACCATGAGAGAAGGTGATCATGTTCTTCTGGCTATTCGTTCGACCATGAGCAGCGACCTATAACACCTATCATTATTAGCCCAGACAGATAGATAGTTCATTTGCGAGAGAGAGCAGACCGACTGACCAGAACAGCTAACGGTCGATCactcttctcgatctccttcaagccGTATACCGTCAGATGCAAGCCCACGATGGACAGTTCTGTGACGCTGCTTTCGTCGTGCCCGAACGTCAAGGATGGTTCGTCCGTTCGGTGAATCACGTTGGACATGGCGGCGGTCGTGAACAGCTGCTAGGCTCCGTCTGCTTGTCTGCCGTCTACAAGTATGCTCAGCGAGATGCAGATATATTTGGCAGAGGATCAGAGCAGTGGATGAGATCTGAATGTAAGAACGACGACTCCGCTCTGCGTCGCTCATAGTCCATAGCACACCATTTGCCATTTATCGGTTCCGGACCAGTTAACGGATTAGACCGATTCGTGAACTGGATTCTGGAGCTCCACAAAAAGCCACGCGTCATGCCACTCGGACCCTGAGACAAAACAAGATGTCTTCGCTTCGGGGTATTTCTACGTTGGCTATTCTCGTGACTTGACCTGGTCAGAGCATTCCTTGAtaccttcaacttcactcgGCGCTTGgatcctttcctcctcattcCATCTCGCAGACATATACATATCACACACGACGTTCATTCACGGTCTCAGCCTTAGCACGAATAATACAGTCTCCTTCGCCCGTGCAATCGCCAACATACACGAGACTTCAGCACCAGGTTGGCAGCCTCGAATCATGGCCCAATCCAATCAAACGAGAATGTCAGGCTCGGGAGTAGCTTCCCTCAGAGGTCAGAACTTGAATGCAGTAATCAAGAGTGTGGACAGTGAGTATGAGATTCTCTGCACAACATAACATTGAGCTGCCCCACGTATACTTTACTCTTGGAACGGAGAGTGACCTGAGACGAGAATATGTGAAGGGTCCCATTCTGAGGTGTCAGCGTCAAgcaaggaaagaaaggaatCACGCAAGATACAGGCTGAACCGAAATAGCATCCATATATGCGACTCATTTTTAATTCAAAGGCTGACTGCACTCCATCTCAATAGTGTCCGAAGACATGCAACAAAAAGCAGTGgacatcgtcgtcctctcTCTGGAGAAACACGACCTCGAAAAAGATATGGCCAtgttcatcaagaaggaattTGATAGGCTGTACGGCGTAACGTGGCATTGCGTCGTGGGTAAAAAGTGAGTCCAATCAGAACATATACCCTCATAGGCATAGTCATAATACCGATACGAGTATGTGATTCCATTTGCTAGAGCGTCTTGCTGATACTTTGACTTTTAGTTTCGGTAGTTTTGTGACTCATGGTAAATCATCCGTTTTCCATGTCATACTCTTGCAGACCTTTCTGCTTTATTCACAAATCTACAATCACACTTGCTAATATGGTTCAACTCGCAGAAACCAAAAACTTCATTTATTTTTACCTCGGCCCAATCGCTATTCTCCTTTGGAAGACCTCATAGGcagtctccctcttcctcttcctgtccctctctccctctctccctctcttttctctccctctctccctctcacTCTACCTCTCCCTCTAGCGTACCCGTCATGCCCCAATCCTTTATATCACCTCTCAACCTCTGGTGAAACCCCACCTGTCGACCATTGTTTAAATATCATCAATCCCCGCAGATCACATCTTTATACAGCCAAAGCAAATTAAAATCCCAGATCAAATCATACCAAGCTGTTCCAACAACAGAACCGCTCAACATCGCAAAGTCAAGCATTAGTCCGCGATCCCATGATCTCGGGCCTCGCATGTCAAagacagaagaaggaggatatagCAGTGCCTCCGAAGGGAGGAGGGTCCTCACAATGAAAGTGTATCATCgggtcaaagtcaagtcaagtaaAGTGAAATGCTCAGCGGACACATCTCAAATGTACATATTCCGGATTCTTTGATACGTCAGTTACTGTGACGGTATTCCGTTACCATCTCATGCATATAAAAATGACACATTCGAGGTTTTTACCTGAGTGAGCTGAGTTTCACTGCAACCGCGAAGTGATTCAAAGTATTCCTCGAGCCGGGCATACTGATATCCGCTCAGAAAGAcgagaagggaaaaggaagatggCACATAGAATGCATGATATGAATCCGACTTGACCTGACTGATTGACCAACCAtccgtccgtccgtccgtcGCTGTTTGTCACTACAATATACCAGCCATGATATCTTTGAcggcatcagcagcagccgcGTCGAGGTCTTCCTCtgccggaggaggaggagggggaggcggTGAATTgtctccattcccattcccatttccgtTTTCGGAGGCAGGAGCAGGGGGtgcttctccgccttcttcaggAGGTGGGGCAGGTGCAGGGGGTAAGAATTCTTCCTATGAAGCAGAATCGCATAACCAAATTTGACGTCAGCATTAGCATTACCGTCAACGCGCGAACATATCCGTTGCGTTGCTGGTTCTCAGAAATCAGGTAGTGGTGAAACGAAAGGGTGATTGATGAAGAGCGAATAAAGGAAGGGTGGAATCTTGGAATCTTGGACATACCTCAGGTACATTAGCTACCAAAATAGTCCTTCCTCCGAATTGTCTCCCTCCAATAGCTCGCATGGCTTTACTACAATCATCCGTATTCGTATACATGACGTACACCCTTCCGACTCCgttctcctcgtcgatcttcctgttcttctcagctgacaCAGCGGCTGAATCTCCCGGAGCCCACTTCTTGTTCTTAGCTACCGGTCGAGGTATTCGGACACCCTCAACTTCTCCGTATTTCCCACATTCATCGTTGATGTCTTCCAAGATCTCTTGATAATCTTCATCGGAGTAGAGCTCTTCGGGAGTGACCATGTTGAGTAATAACATGACTCGGGTGGGAGGTACGTCGTTTGCGTTCGATTGAAGGATATTCGGAACTACGCGAGCGATTGAATCAGCTGTCAGCCGAGACCATTATAGATCATAGACTTAGACCATGGTGTACTAGACTAGGAAGACAAATCAACTAACCAGCTTGTTGTAAGAAAGCAGCACTTCCGGGCATAgcatgttgttgatgatggtgatgatggtgtggGTTCTGATTTCGTCCGACTGCTGCCCGTTGGACTACCAATGTTCTATCACCCAGAGCGAAATTATGCAGACCCTGAATAGCCATATCCGTGACATTTGAGTCCATGTACTCGCAGAACGCAAATCCTTTGGATACATTTCCAGTCTCTTTGACAAGGTTGAATGTCTTCAATTCACCGAACGCCTTGAGGAGTTCCAGTACTTGTTCGTCGTTCAGGTAAGTCGGTAGACCTCCAATGAACAATTTGTTGGGCGAATCGACCATTGATCCACCCGGTACACCAAAGGTGGCTGCTAATGGGTCTACACCGGAGTAATCTTTCGGTCGTCTCACTCGAAGCGGAACACCATCGTACATCACACCGTCGAATTGCAAAGCAGCTGTAGCCTCGTCAGATGTTCGGAACTGTGACAGTGATGGATATCAGTGTCAGCTATTATTACGATATGAGTTGAGATCAATGGGAGCTCGACGACACGTACCTCGACGAAAGCGAAATTCTTCTCATTGTTGATCTGACAAGTCGCGACTGGTTCTCCGGGCATCTCGACGGCCAGCTTGTGTTCATGCATCAACTTGTTGAAGAATGCTTGGATATCGCTTTCGGACATCCTGTCGTTGATATTTCCGATATACAGTCGCTTGGTCTGACGTTGGGGGTTGGCGGGCGGGAAAGATCCAGCCATCAACTGAGCGGGAACTCCGAGAGAGGCGGGCGGCGGTACACGTCCTGGACCGTATGTGAACATTCCTGCGAAATTGAGAACACATGTCAGCTATAACCATACTCACTGACCGGAAGCGAATGCAGTTCAAATTGAGTTTTGGGGAGCAACGGGACACTCACCAGTCATCTTGGCTTCCATAGCTCCAACGCCCTCGAATTGTTGAGGTCGTATATCCCAATGCGAGTTGACTACGTGTCTCTCTTCCAAGGGCACAGTTCCGGGAGGCGTCGGACTTCTAGGCAtacttccacctcgtcttcgACGCGcttctctgtctcttgaTCTATCCCTCCCATACCCACccccacctccgcctccgcctcctcgccaatcatcttcgtcacctCGTCTACTTCTTCGGGGCGGCGAATACCCTCGCATAGGCTGTGCATAGGGATCTTCGAGTCGTTGTCTTCTATCCCTATgtccccctccccctcctcctcctccgccacctcctGACATAGGTTGAGCAGCTagatcattctcatcttcgtctcttcgtctccttcgtGGTCTTTCTTCATATCCTCTATCTCGCTCATACCTATCTCTCTCcctatctctgtctctatgTCTTTCCCGGTCCCTATCTCTGTCCCTTCCACTTTCTCTCTCGGACCGATAAGAATCGTCTGCATCCCTGTtcctatctctatctctatcgcGATCACGATCACGTTCATCCCTATCGCGGTgtcttctctctctgtctctatctcGATCGTGATCCCTGTCTCGATGACTTCGGTGACTTCGAGCTATACAAGACAtagatcatcagcattgacGTTAGCGTCTCTTCGAGGAGCAGGAAACTCGTACTCACATTCGTCGTCCCTGTCTCGGGTTTTAGCATATGAAGAAGCAGCCGCTTCTAAGGCGTCTACAAGTCAGTAGCACCACATCAGCAAGTTTCCCGAGCGTAGTAGCGGGTTGAATATGCTGGCTTACCGTATCCTGCGTCCATTTTGACGCTTTTGATACGAtcctttgatcttgaggatGTCTAGCTGTCAAgagggaaggaaagaagtGTAAATAATGACAGACCTTGTAACAATCTTTCAACATGCAGTTAGTGGTGTTGCCCCGGGTATTATCGGAAAAATGTCCAATGTGGCAACTAGCATAACAGTGAAGCAGATGTGGAGACCCCTCAACGTGCATGAATAGAGAAGCAACAGATGCCATCTCTTTAGCTGTTATAACTATAACTTATGCGACTAGGACCATCAGCAACAATAGATAGACTATACGTCTAAGAGGACAAAAAGACCGTCCTATAGTGAACACGCGAAACAGCTCGCATCTGACGATTCACCTTCAACGCAATGTCATCCCGCGTACCGATGCGGAGGGCGCCCGCagcatcgtcgtcgtcaagtCGGAAACCACAAATCATACAGAAGAAAGGCCAGAGGGTGGGCACGAATGCGAAAGGGACTGAAGATGGGTATTTGTATGTCGCTGGTGTCAAGGATCCTAGTAAGAGAGTATCAGAGTTcagggtgagtcaaatgGCCAATCATGGCtgcttgatcatcaatcgtTTTAAGACATGTCCAGCAAATCATAATGAATTTGAATTGAGGACAGAAAAGAGCAAGTAGGAAAGGGTATAAGGAGATATCGTTACGAATGCTGATCTCTCTGTAACTCGCGAGATGGAATAGACCGATCAAGATGTCTGTCCGATATGTCATACCGATAGACAGTTTAATCAGAATCTCAGATTACTGGTCTCGCCATGTTATCATAAGATGTGAGTGGGCTCTACCTACTCATATTATGACTTTTTCGATCCAATGGAATTCCCTTAGAGGTCAAGGATGTCGGCTGACGATTAGCTGATCCCGTCCATAAAGGTGCGAGTCGTGTATAGATCGATTGTTCACCCTCGGCCCCGAGCCATGTCCCCAATGCGGCAGGATATTACGGAAAGTCAATTTCGCACATCAGACTTTTGAGGATCTGAAGGTTGAAAAGGAGGTAGCGGTACGGAGAAGGATGGCTCAAGTGTGAGTCTGATCATGGCGCAGAGATAGAATCACTCTACTGTTTCCGATGCCGCTGTCTTCCTTGTGCGCCGCATAGATGTAGGCAGCGAGGCTGATAGTCCACCTGGATCAGGTTTAACAAGCGTCGTGACGATTTCGGGAGTGATAAAGAGTATGATAATTACCtagaagaagttgaagatctgAGTGAGTCGAGCGATTGAGTACTGTTTTTATGGCGTCGACGAAATCTATCAAATCAGATACCATTGGATCTCGCTGATACTATTCCATTCGCATGCAGCGTTCAACCTCCTGAacgatatagatatagataaaACCGAGAAGCGAATACAGGAGTTCCAAAAGTCAAATGCCAGTCTGATAGCTACGAACCAGGAGAAAGCTGCGTTGGAGGCTATGTCGCAGACTGAAAGAGAGGAAGTCGAGCGGCGAGCAAGGGAAGAACGTATGAGGATGGTAGAAGAGGCAGAGCGGATCGAgcgggaggaagaagagagagcCAAGAAGGATGTGACGGAAGCTTTGGTACGTTACGTTTCAAACATGATCAAAGGGGGATGTCTAAAGTCGACTATATTCGTCTACTCTACGGCACAGAAGAGCGATGCTTACAATTTTATGCGTAATTAGGCAAGGGGCGAAAGCAAACGAGCGAGAGAAATAGAATTAAACGCCCGAAACGCCAAACAAGCACGTCAAGAAGCCTTATTCAAGTTCATACCGCCCGCTTTACTGCAATCAACAGCCAACCCCGAAGACGAAGTGGTGCATCTGCCGACCTCGCCATCGTATCATGGTCCGTTCGTACCCATCCCATATTCTGATCCGACGACGCTGCCGCAGTATGGTTGGtacgagatgaaggagggaGATTATGTGGATGGACGAAGTGGAGTGCAATTTGTTCTGGACGAAAGCAAGAATGGGGAGAAAGTCAGAGGAGGCGGTTGGGATTTGAGATTGTTctgggagatggaggtgagGTGTGCGGTAGAAGGGTTAGGTGTCGAGCCGTTAGTCTAGTGGGATTCTTGTTCGACATTGTGGTGCTGCTTCACTTTGCATGGGTGTGTTTGTGTCATCTTTCAGATGGGAATAGTCTTATGAAACTGTTGTATCCATATTGTGTGTTCGTATTGTCTTTTGACTTTGTCTTTTGCCACCCAAAAGTGTTGAAACCCGTCTATTGCCAATTCAACGCATTGACGCGTTCCTACCTGGTCGCTTTGGTCGTTCCTGTCTCCATATTCTTGTGTGGATTGACCAAAGAGCTAAACGTCATGACCATCAACAGCAACTCAAACTTTGCATCTCTTAGTCTTGTCCGTGTGTTGTAATCGTGTGATGTGTATATGTACGTGTTCACTTGCGCAGAGAGCTGTATCTGTATTAGTAAGAGACGAATCGAGTTGAGTTGAAGGGGAGTATCGCTTTCGAGACTCGTATAATGTCATCGAgtgatctcatcagcttcgacccaaattcgacctcaacctcaacctcgaccttGGATACCCAGGCCAATCCTGGTCCAAGCACGAGCAAACGAATGCAAGCTTCCAGATCCCATTCCGCGCCGTCCCTCACTCATTGGGTAGGCACCCCCGATGGACCCATTAAGAGATCATGGAATCCCTCGACATCGCCTTGCATACCGATCATCTCTGTAGAAGGCAAGATCGGCGTGGCCACTATAGacaaaggtaaaggtaaaggtaaagggaagGCGAAAGAATCAGGCatagaagaagaattgagcCAGCGTGAGTCCATTGTTCGCGACACCTGATGCTTGATACTCCATCACTTTAAGAGAAGGAGGGCGATCAGCTTAATAAAGGTGTTCTTATTTCTAGTGTATGTCACTCATGAGcgacaagaagcagaagcagaagctcaagcacaagcgcAAGCGAGTTCAAGTAAATCGGCTCATACGAGGAGATCACCTGTGAAGAACAGCATCAATCTCGAGCGTGGTACACCATCGAAATTGTTAGGCGCACCTTCATCGGTGATACCCGGTACCAGTGAGAATGGGGCGACCAATGCAAATGCAAGTGTGATATCTAGTCAGACCGAAGATCTGCCAGAGGGGTCCAGAGGGAAAAGACGGAGTTGGGGAAGTAGCTTGGTAGGGAGTGCTGTTAGTGTAGGCGTATTCGGCGCTGCATTGGGATTGTAAGCCATCAATCCCTTGTCATGGGTGAACTCGATCGCTCAAATTTCGGGCTATGCTGAGTCGAAGTGATAGAACGGCATACAGGTTGATATCGAATCaaccctcttcatcgctatcTCCTACACGACCCGAAGTGCAAGGAGCAATCTCCGCCGCCTCCGAGGTGGAACGAGACTCGACGATATCTGGTCCCACAGATGCAGCACCCGTACAAGGCCAAAGTCAACGCTCAGATGCGATCGAAGAGAACAGCTTGCCTCGTATAGCGACGACAGGAGAGGAAGCGGCAGGAAGGTGCAGATCTACAACCAATCGCCAGCAGCCGCCGACCTCCTCTCCAATGTCGCACGATCGCGCACAGGGTGGGCAAATACCCGTGCAGGAGGTACCGATTAGCCGAGATGATGATACCAGGCGCCGTATCGCGGATCTACAACCACCTCCAACATACGAAGAAACGGAACGTCTACGTGAAGGTAGAGCTCATGTTGCATCATCTGTAAATCCTAATCCGAAAGAATGGGAGGATTtggtcgatatcgatataggagcagaagaaagacatGACACAGTTCCGTTATCTCGAGTATCACCCCTAATCCCCAGGACGATCAAAGGTAGACCCTCGACATATTCACTGCTATGTCGATACTCCCCATCACccaaatcgaaatcaaatGCAAGAAGGAATAACCGGAtaagaagaagcagatcgTCCAGGAAAGGTATGCTATTTGGTCATTCGCATTCCCAGTCAATCTCTTTATCAAGTACGAGCTCGATGCCCAGTATAGAGATATATCACGATGGTTCCGATCTTTTCACCGCGAATCTCGAACATTCAGGATTGAAAACTCAACAAGGGTATGAGCCGCAGCAAGATGGAGTGGGGCAAGCGGAAGATGTCAATCGGGTAAATCaggaaggagagaaagaggaggataagCACGAGGACGAAATGATCTCGAGATTAGATTCGATGTCTTCGCGTCTCGCATCGTTGATTgaggaagggagaaaagCGTTGGAAAGTACGCCGGGATTGGGCACGACTCCAGGgtgggaagatgaagtcagCCTGTATGGTGCATCTCAAGAGAGAGAACAGGACCACGAGCAAGACCAAAAGCCAAGTCAGGTCGAAGATGGAATCGAAAGTGCGCAAATCATCACAAGTATCGAGCACGGGACGGATACTCTCGCTCAGAAAGATCATGGgaagaaacgaagaagatataGTAAGATACCGACGAGGGTAGGCTCGGATTTACATCTCAAGCAATCTTCGTCGAAGGATAGGGTCTCTTCTGAACAGGCAGCCGAGTGTCACGACGAAAGTGAGAAACAGATAAATCAGCG is a window from the Kwoniella dejecticola CBS 10117 chromosome 8, complete sequence genome containing:
- a CDS encoding CDK-activating kinase assembly factor MAT1, producing the protein MSSRVPMRRAPAASSSSSRKPQIIQKKGQRVGTNAKGTEDGYLYVAGVKDPSKRVSEFRTDQDVCPICHTDRQFNQNLRLLVSPCYHKMCESCIDRLFTLGPEPCPQCGRILRKVNFAHQTFEDLKVEKEVAVRRRMAQVFNKRRDDFGSDKEYDNYLEEVEDLTFNLLNDIDIDKTEKRIQEFQKSNASLIATNQEKAALEAMSQTEREEVERRAREERMRMVEEAERIEREEEERAKKDVTEALARGESKRAREIELNARNAKQARQEALFKFIPPALLQSTANPEDEVVHLPTSPSYHGPFVPIPYSDPTTLPQYGWYEMKEGDYVDGRSGVQFVLDESKNGEKVRGGGWDLRLFWEMEVRCAVEGLGVEPLV